Part of the Gadus chalcogrammus isolate NIFS_2021 chromosome 22, NIFS_Gcha_1.0, whole genome shotgun sequence genome is shown below.
CAGGTTTCGACTcgttgtgtttgaatgtggttATTTTGGGAACCATTCTTTATGTTTGTTTTAACGGTATTCTGGGCCCCTCTCGCCCGGCCCCCAGGCACAGCATCAGCCTCCACAAGGAGGCCCCCCGGTCACAAGCCCCGCCTCGGGGCCACCATgaagccggcggcggcggcggcggcgggggccaCCGACGAGCCAGGTCGCCCACACCtcagccagaggaggaggaagaggaggaggaggaggagatggaggagcggCAGCAGAGACGGCatcgggaggaggagatggtgacggaggaggaggaagaggagccggGCTACAGCCGAGgctactccccctccccccccccccagcaccaccagcacagCCCCCCACAGCGGCACGAGCGCTACAGCCCGCAGCCCCGAGGCGGGGGCTACCGGTCCGACGAGTACGACGACAGCCCCcagcccagccccccgcccGTGGCCCCGTCGCCGCCGCCCCCCGTCCGCGGCCGCGACGCCCCCAGACACGGCAAGCCCCACAAGGGGCCCGGCGGGGCTGCCCCGGCCCAGCCGCCGCAGGCCACCCGCGGTTCCCACGGTGACCGGCGGGACCGAGAGCGCGTGGAGGAGAGGCCGCAGAAGAAGCGTGTGGTGGAGGCGGAGTGGTCTCCGGGAGGCGGGGCCAAGACGGCCAAGCACAGCCGGCACGCCACCCCGCCCGAGGgcaagagggagaaggagagggagaaggagaggggggagaggggggagagggaggagagggaggagaggaagaagggaggagCTGATGGTGAGTCGGAAtgaaggtgtgagtgtgtgtgtgtgagtgcttttATTCAGGTCATTGCTTCCTGGCCCTTCTGAGGCCGTGAACCATCAAATATTTAGCAGAGCAAAATTGGCAAACCATTGTCATTATTTCCTTGTCATAAAAACGACAGAGATAATTAAAATCTGTCTTGTTTGCTCCCCTTTTCAGTCTTCAAACTAATGTTTATTACTTGACGCTTCTCGGGGCCCACTGGTTCCCCTGGGGCCTCCCACTGACCGGTCGCGACCCGCAGTTTGAGCACCACTGTTTAAGGTCACACTGACCCCCAAAGCCGGGACTTCCTTAAACCACCAGCGTTTTCCGCCCCTGCTATTCATTCTTAGGTCTGGCTTTGGTTTGCTACAATCAGCCATTGACGTATTTTCACAGATGAACTCATTGACTGATATAATAAGCCGTATCAAATATGTAATTCAAAGAATTAGTTTATAGGCTCAAAAGGCTTCAGAGGCCCAGATTAGACGATTTCGGCCTTGAGCCTTTCAAAGGGTCAATTCTTTTTTGCGGAGAACATAATGTTCTAGACTGCGTCTCTCTGTGTATTCATGTCCTAAAGATGAAAACACGAAGAACATAGGCATGACCTATTTAGAAAAAATAATCCCTAATCCTTATGGGTGTGGAAAAAATAGATTAATGCGAGTACTGGGATTCGTTGTTTCTAAAAATACTCGAAAAGACATGCAAGCAAGAAACGTCAATGTTGTCTTCAGGGAAAGAGTAATAATGGTCTACACTTCTACAGAGGGTACAATAGTGTTCTGCTCTGTTAAGTCTCAATATATAACAATGGCCAACCTGTAGAACGCACACTCAACCATTATACCACTTCTGCCAGGGTGGCATGTGGCTCGGGAGGTAAaacgggttggctggtaaccacaaGGTCGCTAGTTGGATCCCTGGTTCCTGAGTGTTAAGGTGTCAATCTTGCCCGGTTGACATTGCCCTCGGttggtgaatgtgtgcacgTTCAGCAATATTGGAAAAGCGcattataaatgcagtccatttaccattttaaccttgcaattctttttttatagaATCACAATTTGTACATAATTGCGTAAACACACCTTACTGGCTTTCAGTGATCGTTTCTAATATCGTACCGAGAGCTCCCTGCGGTTCCCCGCCCTTactaagacccccccccccatccctcctctgcctccgcagGGCGACCCCAGGCCCCCAAAGACCCAGGTCCCGGCGAAGAGGACGACTCCGATACCCCCACCATGTCCTTTGAGTCCTTCCTCATGTACGACGCTTCGCCGAAGAcgccgaagaagaagaagagtaagccctcctcctcgtcgtcctcgtcacacagccggcccccccgcccgtcgtcatcctcgtcttcctcccaCGCACGGACCCAGCCGGCcgctgcctcttcctcctcctcctcctcctcctcatccaagCCCAGCAAGTCCAACGGTACGAAGAGCAGCAAGAAGTCCGAGGTGGTTTCCTCCCCGGTCGCCGTGACGCCTGAGAAACGCAGGAGGGTGAGTGTGTAGCAAGCCGCCGATCACTTGGATGAGCTCACTGTGTGGCTAGTTAAGTTACACTCGCAGGACTGAGGTCCACATAAAGTTAACAATTGAAAATTCCATATAAAGTTGTGTTTTATGTtcgattgtttactgatttgtAAATCCTCAAATAGCAGAACAGAATAGCAGTGAAAGAGTTTATATTGGCCTACCAACAATCAAATGAAATTAGATTAGGTCTCACTGAGGTCCCCGGAGTTGAATTCTCCTGGCGAATGCATTCCTGATATACAGGCATCGTAAAAAATCCTTAGTAGAATGAAGAGAACAGAGTGGGCTCTCCGCAAATCTTCCCGACCTATTCATGAGTAACAAAatacaccctaaccctcttggAAGCCCAGCCCTGCATGTTTGTATGAACCTGCTCTCAATCCTCAGCTATGTTTatgtaattatgtgtgtgtgtgtgtgtctgtaggttgTGGAGGCGGTCCCTGCAATGCCAGACTTCCCCCTACCAGCCATCCAGCCCAACTACAGACCCCTGCCCTCTTTGGACCCCCAGCCCTTGTCCCCACAAAGACGCAAAGGTAGGCGGAGGTTGTGTGTGGTGGCATGTCTGCTCCAGGCTCGTTGAGCTTGAAGCATGAATGTCCTACATCTAAACGGGGCAATAGCGAGTGCACACGGGCCCGGCCTAATATTGTTTTTTGGTGTAATTAAGCGGCCTAATGATGGGAGGAGAAGTTTCTCATGCCTTCCTACCTGTAGGCATTCTTGGCCCTCTTCTAAACAACCCAGATCTGAATTCACTATAAATCGATTTGGATTGAAGTATCTGCCAAATAGAGATGGTTTTTGTTTTGTCGGCCTTGAGGGGTGCTCTGAATGGTGTCCAGGCCAGTTCAGGAGGAGCTGCTGTTTAAACGCCTGAAGGTCTTTCATGCTGGAGCTCGCTCACAAATTGGAGCGTAGCATTTGATCGACACGGGCCTCGAGCCATCTGTGCCGACGTTTAACCTATCAGATAATGACCTGCTGCGTTTCAACAGACAAACGGGTTCTGCATCTCAGCATCATCTGTAGCTGCGATCTCTGATCAACTTTCAGATTCCTATCTAAAGTCTTGAGTGAGTTCTGGAATCCATTGAGGcatttgtttcgaccaatcacagggACCTCAAAGTTCTGGTGTCCGACCCAGGCGCAATGCCGTCCAAACCCAGAAGTCCTGCCATGACATTTAGAACGTTATCTTTAcctcctctgtttctctctacctgtcactcacctctctctctctctctctctctctctctctgtttgcttCAGTCCCCCAGGCCAACGGGGAGGATGAGTCAGGGTTCACAGGGAAGCGCTTCAACTCCAAGATGACGGTCTACTCAGGCACCAAGACGGCCTACCTGCCCAAGATGATGTCCCTCTACGAGCAGTGCCTCCGCGTGCTGCAGAACAACATCGACTGTGAGTGACCTGGTTtcacggtctgtgtgtgtacctcttgtCTGTCCTGCTCTccgtctcagtctctctctgtgtgtctgtgtctgtctctgcctcggGTCTTTCTCTATCGCTGTCCTTCTCCTTTCAGATTTACCATCACTAAAGTATAATTAATAGAAAGTGTCTCTCAAATTACACTTTGATTGCGATCATGGCCCTAAGTCAATAAATGCATGCCAAGTTTTTTTACGTTTTATGAATCTATCAATTCAAAAAAGAAGTCAGTATTCTACAAATATCCCACATAGAGTGTGAACATCATAACTTCTCTTTTACAATGCTACTCCTTCAAAACACAtggctagctcgctagctttagccaCACGTCTGCCTAGCCTTGCGGAAAACTCGGGTCATGACCAATGAGTTCAGGGGCAACATGTCTTGTTGACCGAAgcc
Proteins encoded:
- the eloa gene encoding elongin-A, whose translation is MAEELLEAVERLQSRLSENLEPKKLLKTLRRLGELPMTVEILVDTGVGKTVNSFRKHELAGEVAKGLVAKWKKLVPQPVADRHSISLHKEAPRSQAPPRGHHEAGGGGGGGGHRRARSPTPQPEEEEEEEEEEMEERQQRRHREEEMVTEEEEEEPGYSRGYSPSPPPQHHQHSPPQRHERYSPQPRGGGYRSDEYDDSPQPSPPPVAPSPPPPVRGRDAPRHGKPHKGPGGAAPAQPPQATRGSHGDRRDRERVEERPQKKRVVEAEWSPGGGAKTAKHSRHATPPEGKREKEREKERGERGEREEREERKKGGADGRPQAPKDPGPGEEDDSDTPTMSFESFLMYDASPKTPKKKKSKPSSSSSSSHSRPPRPSSSSSSSHARTQPAAASSSSSSSSSSKPSKSNGTKSSKKSEVVSSPVAVTPEKRRRVVEAVPAMPDFPLPAIQPNYRPLPSLDPQPLSPQRRKVPQANGEDESGFTGKRFNSKMTVYSGTKTAYLPKMMSLYEQCLRVLQNNIDSIDEVGGVPFLILEPVLERCTPEQLYRIEECNSCFITDSDDLWLRHCQRDFRRSAPDEYESWREMYLRLHDEREERLRMLTQNISSAHANKPKGRQVKMAFVNSVAKPPRDVRRRQEKFGTLSTSTARSAAAAAPIKIRPATSYSVPGDPSQFSSSSSASYSQGSPPHGSARASLGAAVGGPPGRDKPVVKKIAPMMAKTIKAFKNRFSRR